A section of the Candidatus Latescibacterota bacterium genome encodes:
- a CDS encoding nucleoside-diphosphate kinase gives MSETYLMIKPELVADQVIGEILAMLTANRFAIKALEMKRLSAAQVRAFYAEHEGKGFYDDLVAYISGGPVVAVRLEKDNAVADLRTLVGATNPENASPGTIRYLFGRSLQNNGVHASDSDASAARELGIIFGG, from the coding sequence ATGAGCGAAACCTACCTGATGATCAAGCCGGAGCTGGTGGCCGACCAGGTGATCGGCGAGATCCTGGCCATGCTGACCGCCAACCGCTTTGCCATCAAGGCCTTGGAGATGAAGCGGCTCAGCGCCGCGCAGGTGCGGGCCTTCTACGCCGAGCACGAGGGCAAGGGCTTCTACGACGACCTGGTGGCCTACATCAGCGGCGGCCCGGTGGTGGCCGTGCGCCTGGAAAAGGACAACGCGGTCGCGGACCTGCGCACGCTGGTGGGGGCCACGAACCCGGAGAACGCGTCGCCGGGCACCATCCGCTACCTCTTCGGGCGCAGCCTGCAGAACAACGGGGTCCACGCCAGCGACTCGGACGCCTCCGCGGCCCGGGAGCTGGGGATCATCTTCGGGGGCTAG